From the genome of Penaeus monodon isolate SGIC_2016 chromosome 16, NSTDA_Pmon_1, whole genome shotgun sequence, one region includes:
- the LOC119582706 gene encoding cuticle protein 19-like yields MSVKLFVLFALAAVACAAPRPDTPPSYGPPAYKEPGMPFDFAYAVKDDYTGNDFAHDETSDGKVTSGSYRVLLPDGRTQIVTFTADHHSGYVANVAYEGEASYPAPKPAAYAPPPPAYA; encoded by the exons ATGTCAGTCAAG CTCTTCGTCCTGTTCGCCCTAGCGGCTGTGGCCTGCGCCGCCCCCCGCCCCGATACCCCTCCTTCCTACGGCCCCCCCGCCTACAAGGAGCCTGGCATGCCCTTCGACTTCGCCTACGCCGTCAAGGACGACTACACCGGCAACGACTTCGCCCACGACGAGACCAGCGACGGCAAGGTCACCTCGGGATCCTACCGCGTCCTCCTCCCCGACGGTCGCACCCAGATCGTCACCTTCACCGCCGACCACCACAGCGGATACGTCGCTAACGTCGCCTACGAGGGCGAGGCCTCCTACCCTGCACCCAAGCCTGCCgcctacgcccctccccctcccgcgtaCGCCTAA